A stretch of DNA from Spirosoma endbachense:
ATCCATGATGCTTAACGTGCGTTTCAAGAGCATATTGATCCGATGGAAAATCACCAGCAATCGTAAGAATTTTATACTTCTTTTTCCCTGAAGAATCAGCTGTACCGGGCCGATAAAAGGAAGCCAGTAATAAATGCAGATTCACGGTCAGAGCGTTCATCGGACAAACCTCCGAAGTTTCGGCCCCTACGATTTGCGCCAGAGAATCTTTACAGGTCGTATGGTAGCCTAACCAGGTTTGTCTGTCACTTTCCGTCTCTGCAACGGCAGAATGATCGAACCAGCCCTCAACACCTAGATTCTGCCAGGTATCAAGCTCCCGGCCAAGGGCTTCACGCGCTGTTTTGGGTTGCAGGCCAAGCGAATTACCGCACAGGTAAATTAAGGGTTTGTCGTCGCGCTGAGGAATATGAAAACGGTCGCGAAACTGCCGAAGAGGGTCGGCCTGATCAAGTTGTTGAGCGAAAGCGCGTGAATTTTCGTAAGTCATCTGGAGGTATCAACAAGTCTGTTACAAGCTACGATTTTAAGCCGTTTTTGTTCAATTATTTTGACCGTTGATCAGGTTTTCCAGAAGAGATTCAGAAAAAAGTAGTAGGCCTTTAACTAAGACCCGTGCCACGGGTCGAAATCGTGGCACGGGTCTTAGTTAAAGGCCTACATTAATTAGTATCAGGAATTTATTTCCATCCACCACCAAGCGCCCGGTACGTATTGACCAGCGCATTCATTTGTTGCATTCTGGTTTCAATAAGCTCCATTCGTGCTTCCAGCACATCGCGTTGAGTTAGCAGCACTTCCATATAATCGGCTCTGGCTGAAGTAAATAACTTGATCGATATACCAGTCGACTGGGTAAGTGCCTCCACCTGGTTATTCTTCATGTTGTACTTTTTCTCCAGGTTATCAATATTCGACAACTGATTGACAACTTCGATGTAGGCATTCAGAATTGTTCGCTCGTAATTATAAACGGTCTGAATTTGCTTGGCATTGGCACTTTGATACGTAGCCGTAATGGCATTCTTATTGATCCAGGGACCGGCTAAATCACCAACCAGCGAAGCGATCAATGATTGAGGAAGATTTCCCAGATAGATCGGATTAAAGGCCATGACGCCCACTGATGCTGAAATGTTTAACGAAGGATAAAAATTTGCTTTAGCCACCGTTACGTCCAGCTTGGCTGCCGCCAGTTGCAATTCAGCCTGTCGGATATCAGGGCGATTGGCTAACAACTGGGGTGGGATACCTGCCGAAATTTTGGCAGGAATTAAAGTGCCAAAATTCTGGGAATTCCGTTGAACATGTTGCGGAAATCTACCCACCAGAAAGTTAATCCGGTTTTCTGCTATGACAATCTTTTGCTGAATTTCGTACTGAAGGCTTTGGGTTTTAAATACCTCAGCTTCAAACCTGCGCACGGCCAGTTCGGTTACTTTGGCCGCTTCTTTCTCCTGCTTTATGATACTCAAAGCATTGGTAAGAACCGTAATGTTTCTCTGTACGATCTCCAGCTCATTGTCGAGTGCCATAAGCTCGTAATACGAATTGGCAATTTCAGAGACCAGATTCGTAACCTGGAAATTCTTCCCTTCAATAGAAGCCAGGTAATTCATTACGGCCACTTTTTTGGCGTTACGCAGCTTATGCCAGATATCCACTTCCCAACTGGCAAAGGCACCTATATACGAATTCGGTAAAACCTCCGGCGTTTCTTTACCCGGTTTTATTTCTGAATAGGCATCGGCCGCTCCCTGACTCGTATAGCGCGACACCTTGTCGACACCGCTACCGCCACCCACCGTAACGAAGGGTAGGTAAGCCCCTTTTCTGGCTAATATTTCGTTATTAGCCATCTGGATTTCCTGTAGCGTAATATTTAGTTCCTGATTGTTATACAAAGCTGTATCAATCAGGGCTGCCAGATTGGGGTCGGTAAAATACTCTTTCCAGGTACTCTTTGCCGAATTGGTCGAGTCCTGCGAGTTGTTATAACTCGCAGGTACCAGTTTATTCTCTGTTTTTCCAACCAGGCGCGGAACACTACAGGCGGCATTGAGTAGGGCAATGAAAGCTATCCCTAAGCAAGCCAATAGTCTTTTATTGCTCATCGATTAAACTTCTTCTGTTTGTGGGAAAATGTCAACTGAATGAACCAGATTTTCGGTTAAAGAATCATCTTCTTCATCTTTAATCATCTTTCTGCCATCAGCCAAACTGCCAAATATGTAGTACAATCCAGGAATGATTATGACCCCGAAAATGGTGCCGAATAACATACCACCCATGGCTGAAGCACCAATGGTACGGTTACCAATAGCGCCGGCACCGGTTGCACTTATCAGCGGTATCAGTCCGGCAACAAAGGCAAATGAGGTCATTAAGATCGGGCGGAAACGGACCCTGGCCCCTTCAATGGCTGCGTTCAGAATTGTTTCTCCCTGATGGCGTTTCTGAACGGCAAACTCCACGATCAGTACGGCATTTTTACCCAACAGACCAACCAGCATAATGAGTCCGATCTGGGCATAGATGTTGTTTTCCAGCCCCATTAACTTGAGCAGCAAAAACGAACCAAATATCCCAACCGGCAGCGAGAACACTACAGCCAACGGAATGATAAAGCTTTCGTACTGGGCTGCCAACACAAAGTAAACGAAGGCCAATACAATCAGGAACACATACAGAGACTCATTTCCCCGGATCGATTCGTCGTAGGAAAGGCCTTCAAAAGCGATATCGTATCCTCTTGGCAGGGTCTTTTTGGCAACTTCCCGTATGGCCTGTATGGCATCTGCTGTTGTATATCCTTTCGCCGGAAGGCCCTGAATGGCGGCAGAATTGTACAAATTGAAGCGGGTAATTTCATTCGGTCCCTGACCTTTTTTAAGCCGCATGAATGCTGAGTAGGGCACCATATCACCCGCATCGTTTTTGACAAAAAGCTTTAAAAGATCGGATGGAAGCCTTCTGTACTTAGGATCAGACTGCACATACACTTTGAAGAACTGGTTAAACTTGGTAAACCCTTGTTCGTAGGTACTGCCAATCATGATATTAAGGTTATCCATCGCTTTTCCGATAGACACGCCTTTCTGCATGGCCAGATTATTGTCGATCTCCAGTTCGTATTGCGGATAATTCGCGGCAAAAAAGGTAAACAAGCCAGTCAGCTCTTTACGCTTGCCCAAATTCGCCATGAATTCTTTGTTGATCTTATCAAACTCACGGTAGTCGGTATCGGTCGTTTTATCCAATAAGCGCATGGAAAAACCGCCTGACGTACCAAATCCAGGAATAGCCGGTGGTTCGAAGAATTCAACCACAGCGCCAAGATTTCTCGTCTTACCTTCCAGTTCTTCCATGATTTCCTTCACGTTTTTGTCTCGATCTCCCCAAGGTTTCAGGTTGATCAGACACGTACCGGCATTGGAACCCCGGCCTTCGGTCATAATCTCGTAACCGGCCAGCGACGATACCGATTCTATACCCGGAACTTCTTCACAAATTTTCTGAAGGTTTCGGGAAACCTGGTTGGTTTTTTCCAGGGTAGAACCCGGTGGCGTCTGGATAATCGCATAAATCGTACTCTGGTCCTCGTTCGGAATAAATCCGGCTGGCAGAACGGTATTCTCATAGAATATTCCTGCGCAGAAACCCAATAATATGATGAACGTAACGACTCGTCGGCTAACGATTAATTTTAACAAGCCAACGTATCGTCCGGTAAGTTTGTCAAACACCCGGTTGAAACTATCGATCCCTTTGGTCAGGAAGTTTTTCTTCCGTTCGGGATGGCCATGGTGATTTTTCAACAACATGGCACATAACACGGGCGTAAGTGTCAGGGCGATCAGGGCCGAAATCACAATGGAACTGGCCATAGTGATCGAGAATTGACGATAGAACGTACCGACCGGACCCGACATGAAGGAGATAGGCAGGAATACCGATACCATTACCAGGGTAATGGCGATAATAGCTCCGCTAATCTCACCAAGCACTTTTCTAACCGCACCAAAGGGTGATAGATTCGGCTCTTCTTCCATCTTGGCATGGACGGCCTCAACGACCACAATGGCATCATCCACCACAATACCAATGGCCAGTACCAGGGCAAAGAGGGTAATTAAATTGATGGAAAGCCCAAAAGCCTGAATGACGAAAAACGCCCCGATCAAGGATACCGGAACCGCGAGGATCGGTATCAGGGTTGAACGCCAATCGCCCAGGAATATGAAAACAACTAAGGCAACCAGTAAAAATGCATCCCGCAACGTATCAATTACCTGCTCGATTGAGGCATCCAGGAAGTTGGACACGTCATAGCTGATTTTGTAATCCACTCCCGGAGGGAAGGATTCTTTCATTACTTCGAGCTTCTTTTTTACTTCTTCAATAACGTCACTGGCATTACTACCATAGTTTTGCCGCAATACAATGGCTGCCGACGCATGGCCATCCAGGTTCGAATAGATGTCAAAGAATTCACTTCCCAATTCAACGCGGGCTATATCCCGTAAGTGTATGCTTTCACCGGCTGAATTGGCCCGGATAATGATACCCTCATACTCTTCCGGCTTGTTATACCGTCCTTTGTAGGTGAGTACATATTCCAGCGACTGGGCAGCTATACCGGAGCTTTGACCGATCCGGCCTGGCCGACCGATAATACTCTGCTCCCCTACGGCCTTCATGACTTCTTCGGTGGAGATATTATAGGCCCGCATGCGCTCAGGGTTTAACCATAGGCGCATCGCATACCGCCGGCTACCCAATATTTGTGCCCTGGCGATCCCTTTAGTCCGCTGGATTTCGGGGATCATTTTAACGGTGGCGTAGTTGAACAAGAATTTTTCGTCAATACTCTTTTCCTTGGAATAGAGATTGACGTACATCAACATACTGGGTTGCACAGGCGAAATAATAACCCCTTCACGCTGAACCAGTTCGGGCAGGAGTGGCATAACCTGATCCACCCTCGTTTTCACCCGTATAACGGCCACGTTGGGGTCTGTCCCCGGTTCAAAAATAATCCGGAGGGTAGCTTCACCGGCGCTGGTTGCATCGGTCGCAATATACCGCATATCCTGAACGCCATTGATTGCCTGTTCCAATGTAATCAGCGTTGATTTTACCAATACATCGGCACTGGAGCCGGGATAAGCAATGAATATATTTACGGTTGTGGGAGCAATATCAGGGAATTGAGAAATAGGCAATTTCTGGATAGCCAGTATGCCGATAAAGACTATCATGATCGAGATCACGATAGCGAATACAGGTCTGCGAATGAATTTACTGAACATAACGTCTGGTTTTTAGAATGTCTGATTACTCGGCATACAAGCTTAGATTAGAGATAACAGACTCTGGTTTCACGAATGTGTATTGTATCTTTTCGTTTTCTTTTACCTGACGTAAGCCCTCCAGAAGGATCTTATCATCTTTATTCAGACCGCTTCGAACGACAAAAATGTGCGGCATTTCGGCGGCTATGGTGATTTCCCTCGATCGAATTTTGTTGTCTTTATCGACTATATACACGTACTTCTTTTCCAGGACTTCGAAGGTGGCTTTCTGCGGGATGATCAGGGCGTTTTTCATCGGCAAAGTCATTTGTATATTACCGGTTTCGCCATGCCGTAACAGCCCTTTAGGATTGGGGAATGTAGCGCGGAACGCAATGTTACCCGTTTCGTTGTTGAAGTCAGCCTCAATGGTTTGAACCACACCAGGATGATCATATACCCGTTGATTGGCCATCAGCAGGTTGACACTACTCAGATTCTCCTCTTGCGCGTGCGTTTTATAGTTCAGGTACTCGGCTTCCGGCACATTGAAATACACCCACATTTTGCTATTGTCGGAGAGTGTGGTCAACAAATCGCCCTCATTAACAAGGCTGCCCAACCGTACCTGGAAGTGGTCCATAATACCATCGAAAGGCGCTCTGACCTCCGTAAATCCAAGGTGGATCTGCGCTACGGATACTTCAGCTTTTGCCTTATCCAGCTTAGCTTTAGCCAGGGCCAATTCATTTTTCGACACGATATTACTATCCGCCAGCAGCTTTGTGTTTTTGTATTCGACGTCGACAAAATTGGCTTCGGCCTGGGCCTTCAATAGTTCAGCCTGGTATTGTATAGGCAGAATTTGAAACATGAGCTGCCCTTTTCTGACATACTGCCCTTCGTCCACAAAAATTTTCTGCAGATACCCTTTTTCCAGTGCCCTTAATTCGATGTGCTGGATAGAGTGAATTTGAGAGACGTAGTCATTGGTGATTGTTGTGTCTCTTTTTAATGGACTCGTAACCTGATACTTAATTTCCTCTTCCTTTTCTTCTTCTTTATGTCCACAACTTGCCAAGCCCAACAAGGCGCACAAGCTCGTGAGTATGAGCATTCTATTCATGATAATTTTATTGTTTTGCACGGGACTAGTTTGACAATTATTAGTAGGCATTGGCCACGTTGATTTGCTGCTGGTTATTTCATTTTCTAGTTCTTCATTAGCCCATTCGAGTTCCGCTCAACTTTGACTGTCTGACCTGGAGTGGCGTTGGGTCGCTGCTCCAATTGAAGAATCAGGCTGTCTTTCTGTTGGTTAGCTCGTTTGCAGTCTGAAAGCTGCTGTTGCCAAACCACGAGATCCACCGGGTGGACTGCGTTGCCTAATTCGTATTCGTAAATGCTTCGCAGACGGGTTTGCTCGTACAGAAGAAATCCATTGAACACGAGTGAAAAAGCCAGGGCCAGTCCAAAGCAGTAGAGCAAAATCGAGGGAAAATGCCGGCGTTGCATTGCTTGTGTCTGTGTTGCTTTGTCACAAATCAAGCACCAAGACATTAAAACGGTATGAGAAGGAAATTAAAAGATATTGGAAAAGTTTAAATCTCCGTTTCGATCTAGTGAGGATTACCTACTTAATTCTATACTAAAAATACCTATTATGGGGATTCAATGGCTCTCGTACTAACAGGGCTATTCCTGAAGAGGTCGGCTATTCTTCAAATAATACTATTTAATAGTCTAGGGTGTCAACTTTGGGTTCATTATAGTCAAATACGGTCTAAACAGCCGGACATTAAAATTAGATTGAAAAATTTATGCCTGGCTGGGCAAAGAAATGGTTACAGAGGTTCCTTTATTGACGTTGGAAGTGATTTGAATGATACCCTGGTGCAAGTCTATGACTTTCTGCGTTACGGCCAGACCAATGCCATAGCCTGGCACGTCTTCTACATTTTTCCCCCGGTATAGCGGATCAAGTATGTGGGCAGCATCCGCTTCAGTAATACCTCGCCCCTGGTCGGCTACCGTTACTGTTATTTGTTCTTTTTTAGCGATTAATTCTACCGAAACTGCTTCGGTAGAATATTTGCAGGCATTATCGAGTACGTTTAAAAAAGCGGTAGTCAGCAGCGTTGCGTTCCCTTTCACCGTGAATGATTCGTCCTCACTGGTCATAAATCGAAGCGGCAGGTTCCGACCCGGATACTTGGCTTGTACTTGCCCAATGGCCGTGAGCAGGCAATCATCTACCTGAACAGAAGTCAGGGCAACGGTTCCATCGGTGACTTTAGCTAAACCAAGCAAACCATTGGTCAGGGTAATCACTTTTTTCAGTTCTTCTACGGATACCTCCATGCTTTCGCACCAGTCGGCTGGATTTTGGTCGTATCGCAGCGAAGTTTCCAGCGTGCCCAGAATGTTGGTGAGCGGTGTGCGCAGTTCGTGAGAAGCATGGGAAACAAAACTACGCTGGGAGACAAACGCATCCTCCAGCCGAAAAAGCATCTGATTGAAAGTCATGGCTAACTGGGCGATTTCATCCCGACGATTCCCTTCATTAACCCGTTTGTGCAGATCCATGGCGGTTATCTGCTCCACCTCATCCACAATATCGGCAATAGGCTTCAGCACCCCCCCCGAAAAATACCAGCCGGCAAGTACAATCAACGCAAAACCCAGCAAATTAGCCAGCAGCAGGATTTGTTGTAACGTACCCAGTTTGGCAAATCCGATCCGGTCATAGCCGGAGGCAAAAATGTAAAACAGTTGCCCTCGGTCCTTGTATCGTACTACGATCGACTCAAGATGCCCGCTTTTGAATTCAAACATTGATTCGGTGGCAAGCAATGGTATTTTTTCTTTATAATAGTCAGATTCTTTTAGAGTTCGGTTTGTAAATACCAGGTTGTGCTGGTGATCGTAAATGCTGATTTGCTCTTCAACGATGGTGAGCAAATCGGTCCGCACCATGTTTTTAAAAAAGTCATCATGCAGATGCCGCCGGGAAATTAGTACCCGTCCGGCAACGCGGGCTTTTGACTCCAACCTACTATAAAATTCCTCCTGTCGGTACAGTGAATAGAAATACCACACCAGTAGCGACAGCGTGACCTGTATGGCCGTAGCCAGCAATGTGAAAATGATCGTCAGTCGATTCCGAATGAGCATGAATGTATTGGCTAGACCTATAAGGTTTTGAAAACCTTATAGGTCTCATCGTATAGGTCTTATCGTCCCTTGAATGTGTTATCTAGACCTATAAGGTTTTGAAAACCTTATAGGTCTAAACATATAGGTCTTATCGTCACTTACTCCTCCCTAAGCACATACCCCATTCCAACAATGGTATGTAATAGCTTCGGCGAAAAGCCTTTGTCGATCTTTTTGCGTATGTAACTGATATACACATCAATAACATTACTATTGTTGTCAAAATTCAGGCTCCATACCCGCTCGCTGATGTCTACCCGCGAAATGATTCTTCCTTTGTTGAGCATCATATACTCAATTAAAGAGTATTCGCGGGTAGTCAGGTCAATGCGCTTGCCAGCGCGTGTCACGGCTTTGGTATCGAGGTTCAATTCCAGATCAGCCAGCCGGAGTACTTGCTTTAGTTTGGAACCGTTCCGGCGCGATAATGCTCTAAGGCGCAAAATCAATTCATGAAACTCAAACGGCTTGGCCAGGTAATCGTCAGCCCCGGCGTTAAAACCATTCGACTTATCGGCCAGGCTATCCAGTGCGGTTAGCATCAGTACGGGTACAGTCTCGTTTTCCGACCGTATCAACCGGCACAGATCAAAGCCGTTGATGTGTGGCAAATTGACATCCAGTATAATAATATCATATTCATCCCTGCGAAACAATGCCAGGCCAGTACGTCCATCATAGGCGAGCTCGACTTCGTAACCTTCGGCCGATATACCCTTGCGAATAAAAGAGGCCAACCGTTCTTCGTCTTCAACTACCAGGATTTTCATGAAAAGATATTGGTTGATTTGTACTCTTATTTCAAGGCTTCCCTGACCAGGGCTGGATACACCACCACCTTTTAACCCCCGATGTGCTTGCCTCTGACCTTACCCGAATTCGTTTAACAAAGGTCTTTCTCAAAATCGTCTCTGAACGCCACTTCGTTCCTATCCAGCCAGCGAAACAAAGATAGTCAAGATGTTTCAACAGATATCCCAGAGGTAATCACTGGCAAGCCCTTCTCATAGATACGAAGACCCAATACCCGATCTCACCAGCGAGTTACACGAACACCCTAACTAACGCTTGATGCTCGCTTCCTGTTCACTAGCTTACAACCGGCGGGTATTAGCTCAACAGCCGGGCCGGGAGTTAAGTATCGTTTCCAAATGCATAGAAAAAGCCCTGATTCATCCTGGCGAAGCGTACTAATTTACGATCGGATATAGTAGTAGCATAGGAGACCGCACTTTAGAAAAAATAACAGACATATCCGCCTGAATCAAACCCGCGGCTTTTCTCCACAGTATGCAGATTAACAATTCCTTACAACCCGTTGACCTCTCAACCAAGCTTACCCAGTTCTGGGAGCTCTCTGGCCAGAAAATTCGTCTCATCGAACAGCGCTACGACGTTTCAAAAGGCTCCCCGGTTTTCACTGTACAGGGCCAGTATACCACTCGTGGCTGGACCGAATGGACACAGGGTTTTCAGTTTGGCTCGGCTATTATACAATATGACGCAACCAATGACATTGAGTTTCTGGAAATAGGTCGCCAGAAAACACTCGATCTGATGGCTCCCCACATCAGTCACATCGGTGTTCATGACCACGGTTTCAACAATGTCAGCACCTACGGAAATCTACTCCGATTGATGCGTGAAGGTCGCATTCCGCAAAATGACTGGGAGCAAAATTTTTACGAATTAGCACTGAAAATCTCCGGAGCGGTTCAGGCAAGTCGCTGGACAACTATAAAAAATGGTGGCTTTATCAGTTCCTTCAACGGGCCGCACTCACTGTTTGTCGATACCATCCGCTCGTGCCGGGCTCTGACGCTAAGTCATGCGTTAGGACATGTTTTTCAGGGCGAAGGTGACGTTAAAATTAATCTGCTGGAGCGAGCTCTCCAGCATATAAAAGCTACCGCCGACTATTCGGTATTCTACGGCGAAGGGCGTGATTCGTATGATTTATGGGGACGAACTGCACACGAAAGCGTTTTTAATGTAAAAGATGGCAACTTCCGGTGCCCTAATTCGCAGCAGGGTTACTCGGGTTTCACCACCTGGACACGCGGCCTGGCCTGGGCAATGTGCGGCTTTGCCGAAGAATTGGAATGGCTGGCCACCCGTGACGATGCCGAACTGGAACCTTTCGGCGGCAGGGCCAGTATTGATGCGTTTATGCTCAAAGCTGCTACGGCAACCTGCGATTTTTTTATCGAGCATACACCCATAGATGGAATTCCTTACTGGGATACAGGAGCCCCAAACCTCCATCGACTGGGAGACTACCTTAACCGACCGGCAGATCCGTATAATGATGTGGAGCCGGTCGATAGTTCGGCAGCGGCCATTGGTGCACAGGGATTGTTACGGCTGGGAAAATACCTCCTGTCGACTGGATCTACTGAGGCCGGGCAACGCTATTGGCAAGCCGGACTAACCGTACTCGATACGCTGTTTTCCGAACCCTATCTGAGCACAAATCCAACGCATCAGGGGTTGATTTTACATTCGATTTATCACCAGCCCAACGGTTGGGATTATGTACCAGCGGGCAGTAAGATCGCAAATGGGGAATCAAGTATGTGGGGTGATTATCACGCCCGCGAAGCGGCCCTTTATCTCCAGCGAATCATCCGGAACGAGCCTTATTATACCTTTTTCAACTGCCTGCCATGAATGCAAAACCCTTAAGCGATTTGTCGCAGCTCTGCGTCCATACTATCACGACCAAACCCTGGCCAATTGACGTGGCAGCCAAAAACTTTTCGGAAGCAGGCATCGGCGGCATTACGGTATGGCGCAATGCACTGACAGGACGAGACATTAAGCAAACGGGTCAGTTACTTCGCGACCTCAACCTCACGGTCGTTTCGCTGTGTCGGGGTGGTTTTTTCCCTCATTCTGAAGCCGTTGGTCGACAGGTAGCGATCGACGACAACAAACGAGCCATCGAAGAGGCTTATGCGCTGGGCGCACCCTTGATCGTGCTCGTATGCGGAGCCGTTCCAGATCAGCCACTGACCGAATCCCGAAAACAGATTCAGGATGGGATAATGGCTATTCTCCCCGATGCCGAGGCAGCCGGAGTCAAACTGGCGATCGAGCCTTTACACCCGATGTACGCTGATAATCGCTCGGCAATCAACACCTTAAGTCAGGCTAACGATATGGCTGAGGCCATTAATTCACCCTGGGTAGGCGTTGCGGTAGATGTCTATCATCTTTGGTGGGACCCAATGCTCGAAAGTGAAATTGCCCGATGCGGTAAAAATGAGAACCTTTACGCTTTTCATATCTGCGACTGGAAAACACCAACGACCGACTTCCTGAATGATCGGGGACTAATGGGCGAAGGGTGTATTAATGTCCGGCAAATTCGCGGCTGGGTTGAGGCTGCGGGCTTCAACGGTTTCAATGAAGTCGAAATCTTTTCAAACCGCTACTGGTCCGAGGATCAGTCGGTTTTTCTTGACAAAATAAAGCAGGGTTATCTGCATCATTCATAAGGAGCGCCGGTAAATCGTTCGCTCATTCACTCTTTCCCACTTGCACTCGTTCAGTATGAA
This window harbors:
- a CDS encoding efflux RND transporter periplasmic adaptor subunit — protein: MNRMLILTSLCALLGLASCGHKEEEKEEEIKYQVTSPLKRDTTITNDYVSQIHSIQHIELRALEKGYLQKIFVDEGQYVRKGQLMFQILPIQYQAELLKAQAEANFVDVEYKNTKLLADSNIVSKNELALAKAKLDKAKAEVSVAQIHLGFTEVRAPFDGIMDHFQVRLGSLVNEGDLLTTLSDNSKMWVYFNVPEAEYLNYKTHAQEENLSSVNLLMANQRVYDHPGVVQTIEADFNNETGNIAFRATFPNPKGLLRHGETGNIQMTLPMKNALIIPQKATFEVLEKKYVYIVDKDNKIRSREITIAAEMPHIFVVRSGLNKDDKILLEGLRQVKENEKIQYTFVKPESVISNLSLYAE
- a CDS encoding response regulator, giving the protein MKILVVEDEERLASFIRKGISAEGYEVELAYDGRTGLALFRRDEYDIIILDVNLPHINGFDLCRLIRSENETVPVLMLTALDSLADKSNGFNAGADDYLAKPFEFHELILRLRALSRRNGSKLKQVLRLADLELNLDTKAVTRAGKRIDLTTREYSLIEYMMLNKGRIISRVDISERVWSLNFDNNSNVIDVYISYIRKKIDKGFSPKLLHTIVGMGYVLREE
- a CDS encoding HAMP domain-containing sensor histidine kinase, whose translation is MLIRNRLTIIFTLLATAIQVTLSLLVWYFYSLYRQEEFYSRLESKARVAGRVLISRRHLHDDFFKNMVRTDLLTIVEEQISIYDHQHNLVFTNRTLKESDYYKEKIPLLATESMFEFKSGHLESIVVRYKDRGQLFYIFASGYDRIGFAKLGTLQQILLLANLLGFALIVLAGWYFSGGVLKPIADIVDEVEQITAMDLHKRVNEGNRRDEIAQLAMTFNQMLFRLEDAFVSQRSFVSHASHELRTPLTNILGTLETSLRYDQNPADWCESMEVSVEELKKVITLTNGLLGLAKVTDGTVALTSVQVDDCLLTAIGQVQAKYPGRNLPLRFMTSEDESFTVKGNATLLTTAFLNVLDNACKYSTEAVSVELIAKKEQITVTVADQGRGITEADAAHILDPLYRGKNVEDVPGYGIGLAVTQKVIDLHQGIIQITSNVNKGTSVTISLPSQA
- a CDS encoding sugar phosphate isomerase/epimerase family protein is translated as MNAKPLSDLSQLCVHTITTKPWPIDVAAKNFSEAGIGGITVWRNALTGRDIKQTGQLLRDLNLTVVSLCRGGFFPHSEAVGRQVAIDDNKRAIEEAYALGAPLIVLVCGAVPDQPLTESRKQIQDGIMAILPDAEAAGVKLAIEPLHPMYADNRSAINTLSQANDMAEAINSPWVGVAVDVYHLWWDPMLESEIARCGKNENLYAFHICDWKTPTTDFLNDRGLMGEGCINVRQIRGWVEAAGFNGFNEVEIFSNRYWSEDQSVFLDKIKQGYLHHS
- a CDS encoding efflux RND transporter permease subunit — encoded protein: MFSKFIRRPVFAIVISIMIVFIGILAIQKLPISQFPDIAPTTVNIFIAYPGSSADVLVKSTLITLEQAINGVQDMRYIATDATSAGEATLRIIFEPGTDPNVAVIRVKTRVDQVMPLLPELVQREGVIISPVQPSMLMYVNLYSKEKSIDEKFLFNYATVKMIPEIQRTKGIARAQILGSRRYAMRLWLNPERMRAYNISTEEVMKAVGEQSIIGRPGRIGQSSGIAAQSLEYVLTYKGRYNKPEEYEGIIIRANSAGESIHLRDIARVELGSEFFDIYSNLDGHASAAIVLRQNYGSNASDVIEEVKKKLEVMKESFPPGVDYKISYDVSNFLDASIEQVIDTLRDAFLLVALVVFIFLGDWRSTLIPILAVPVSLIGAFFVIQAFGLSINLITLFALVLAIGIVVDDAIVVVEAVHAKMEEEPNLSPFGAVRKVLGEISGAIIAITLVMVSVFLPISFMSGPVGTFYRQFSITMASSIVISALIALTLTPVLCAMLLKNHHGHPERKKNFLTKGIDSFNRVFDKLTGRYVGLLKLIVSRRVVTFIILLGFCAGIFYENTVLPAGFIPNEDQSTIYAIIQTPPGSTLEKTNQVSRNLQKICEEVPGIESVSSLAGYEIMTEGRGSNAGTCLINLKPWGDRDKNVKEIMEELEGKTRNLGAVVEFFEPPAIPGFGTSGGFSMRLLDKTTDTDYREFDKINKEFMANLGKRKELTGLFTFFAANYPQYELEIDNNLAMQKGVSIGKAMDNLNIMIGSTYEQGFTKFNQFFKVYVQSDPKYRRLPSDLLKLFVKNDAGDMVPYSAFMRLKKGQGPNEITRFNLYNSAAIQGLPAKGYTTADAIQAIREVAKKTLPRGYDIAFEGLSYDESIRGNESLYVFLIVLAFVYFVLAAQYESFIIPLAVVFSLPVGIFGSFLLLKLMGLENNIYAQIGLIMLVGLLGKNAVLIVEFAVQKRHQGETILNAAIEGARVRFRPILMTSFAFVAGLIPLISATGAGAIGNRTIGASAMGGMLFGTIFGVIIIPGLYYIFGSLADGRKMIKDEEDDSLTENLVHSVDIFPQTEEV
- a CDS encoding TolC family protein, whose protein sequence is MSNKRLLACLGIAFIALLNAACSVPRLVGKTENKLVPASYNNSQDSTNSAKSTWKEYFTDPNLAALIDTALYNNQELNITLQEIQMANNEILARKGAYLPFVTVGGGSGVDKVSRYTSQGAADAYSEIKPGKETPEVLPNSYIGAFASWEVDIWHKLRNAKKVAVMNYLASIEGKNFQVTNLVSEIANSYYELMALDNELEIVQRNITVLTNALSIIKQEKEAAKVTELAVRRFEAEVFKTQSLQYEIQQKIVIAENRINFLVGRFPQHVQRNSQNFGTLIPAKISAGIPPQLLANRPDIRQAELQLAAAKLDVTVAKANFYPSLNISASVGVMAFNPIYLGNLPQSLIASLVGDLAGPWINKNAITATYQSANAKQIQTVYNYERTILNAYIEVVNQLSNIDNLEKKYNMKNNQVEALTQSTGISIKLFTSARADYMEVLLTQRDVLEARMELIETRMQQMNALVNTYRALGGGWK
- a CDS encoding glycoside hydrolase family 88 protein — translated: MQINNSLQPVDLSTKLTQFWELSGQKIRLIEQRYDVSKGSPVFTVQGQYTTRGWTEWTQGFQFGSAIIQYDATNDIEFLEIGRQKTLDLMAPHISHIGVHDHGFNNVSTYGNLLRLMREGRIPQNDWEQNFYELALKISGAVQASRWTTIKNGGFISSFNGPHSLFVDTIRSCRALTLSHALGHVFQGEGDVKINLLERALQHIKATADYSVFYGEGRDSYDLWGRTAHESVFNVKDGNFRCPNSQQGYSGFTTWTRGLAWAMCGFAEELEWLATRDDAELEPFGGRASIDAFMLKAATATCDFFIEHTPIDGIPYWDTGAPNLHRLGDYLNRPADPYNDVEPVDSSAAAIGAQGLLRLGKYLLSTGSTEAGQRYWQAGLTVLDTLFSEPYLSTNPTHQGLILHSIYHQPNGWDYVPAGSKIANGESSMWGDYHAREAALYLQRIIRNEPYYTFFNCLP